Proteins co-encoded in one Pieris napi chromosome 10, ilPieNapi1.2, whole genome shotgun sequence genomic window:
- the LOC125053244 gene encoding terminal nucleotidyltransferase 5C isoform X2 produces the protein MGVIKVTPDTAALISACDLLDDMKSESSYTSLEEGCFSGERHAVLSYEQVRRLNDVMDEVVPIHGRGNFPTLHVRLRELVAGVRARLEASQTEGGAGVAVRDVRLNGGAASHVLTDQSQPYSDIDLIFTAELPTARHCDRVKAAVLGHLATLMPAATPRRRASPAGLKEAYVSKMVRVNSDGDRWSLISLGISRGHKSVELKFVDTMRRQFEFSVDSFQIALDSLLAFHECAQLPIGENFYPTVVGESVYGDFQEALLHLTEKLIATRQPEEIRGGGLLKYCALLAKAYRPARPDKIKILERYMCSRFFIDFPELGQQRAKLEAYLRNHFVGLEEEALKHRYLTLLHGVVRESTVCLMGHERRQTLALIEALACRELCARAVLMPQMVVPQYYVCVCACAVCAASAAYAPCCECCRPQLCPA, from the exons ATGGGCGTAATCAAAGTGACTCCCGACACCGCGGCGTTGATCTCCGCCTGCGACTTGCTCGATGACATGAAG AGCGAATCGAGCTACACCTCTTTAGAGGAGGGCTGCTTTAGCGGCGAACGCCACGCCGTACTCAGCTACGAGCAGGTGAGGAGGCTCAACGATGTGATGGACGAGGTGGTGCCAATCCACGGCCGCGGCAACTTCCCCACGCTGCACGTGCGTCTGCGCGAACTTGTGGCTGGAGTCCGCGCCCGCCTCGAAGCCTCGCAAACTGAAGGTGGCGCCGGAGTTGCAGTGAGAGACGTCCGCCTTAACGGTGGAGCTGCGAGCCACGTCCTCACAGACCAGTCTCAGCCCTACTCGGATATCGACCTCATCTTCACCGCGGAGCTTCCCACGGCCCGCCACTGTGATCGAGTCAAGGCGGCCGTCTTGGGACATCTCGCCACGCTTATGCCTGCCGCCACTCCCCGCCGTCGGGCTTCTCCAGCCGGTCTGAAGGAAGCCTATGTTTCCAAAATGGTGCGAGTAAACTCCGATGGTGACCGCTGGTCTTTGATATCCTTGGGAATTTCCCGAGGTCACAAATCCGTGGAACTGAAGTTTGTAGACACGATGCGACGTCAGTTCGAGTTCTCTGTGGACTCCTTCCAAATAGCGTTAGACTCCTTACTTGCCTTCCACGAGTGCGCTCAGCTGCCTATCGGGGAGAACTTCTATCCTACTGTCGTGGGAGAATCGGTATATGGAGACTTCCAGGAAGCCCTTTTGCATCTGACGGAGAAATTGATCGCAACCCGACAGCCCGAAGAGATCCGCGGAGGGGGACTGCTGAAATACTGCGCTCTACTGGCAAAGGCTTACCGACCGGCGCGACCTGACAAGATAAAGATCCTCGAGCGCTATATGTGCTCAAGATTCTTTATAGACTTCCCTGAGTTGGGACAACAACGAGCCAAGCTCGAGGCATATCTCCGGAACCACTTCGTTGGCCTGGAAGAAGAGGCGCTAAAGCACAG GTACCTGACGCTGTTGCACGGCGTCGTGCGCGAGTCGACTGTGTGCCTGATGGGTCACGAGCGGCGGCAGACGCTGGCACTGATCGAAGCACTGGCATGTCGTGAGCTGTGTGCACGTGCCGTACTCATGCCGCAAATGGTAGTTCCGCAGTACTACGTGTGCGTGTGCGCGTGTGCAGTGTGTGCAGCCAGCGCGGCTTACGCGCCGTGCTGCGAATGCTGCCGCCCGCAGCTGTGCCCCGCGTGA